The nucleotide window CGGTGTCTGCAAGGATTTGTTTTAAAAGTCTTTTCTCAGACTCCGAATTTGCTCCGAACATCCAGTTTATGAAAAAGCTAGGCCTTTTTAAAAGTTTTTCAGATAGGAGTTTATGCAGCCTGAGTTGTCCGGCTATGCGGAAGTAAAATGGTATTTCCGTTCCTGTTTTTGCAGATGCGATTAAGATAACTTTTTCGGTGTCGATTTGTTTTGCCACTTCCACAGCCATCATTCCCCCGAAGGACAGTCCGATCAGAATTGGTTTAACTGTTTTTATTTGCAGAATAATCCTGGATGCATAGCTTTCAATTGTTTCCGGCTCTTGTGGATCGATCCATTTTATATGCGTTATGTGGAAACCCGAAAAGTCCAGCTTTTTGGAAAACTCTTTCATCTGCACCCAATCCGCTGAACAGCTATATTTCTTTTGTCAAAATTCCTTTAGATTTAAGTTTAACAGAATTATTTTTTAAAATATATTGTGAAGTTTAGGATATTTAACTGCATTTGCATATCAAGTCACTTCGACAATTATTAAAGTTATTAAAATTGTGGTGATGACTGCAGTTTTCAATCTAAGCTTTTTGAGCCTCAAGCTGTTTCCTATAAAAGTAATTCCTGCACTCAGTAGTAATCCGATAATATACTGTACTACCTTGATCGGCTCTTGATCTAAAGATTTTGATATGGTTAGTAACAACAGAAAAATTCCTAAAATCATTATTATTGCTCCATATTCACTTTCCCTTTGCACTTTAGCAAGCTTAGAAAACTTTAGTGAATAATAGAAAAGTATGATGCCAATTAGTAAGTTCGCTAGAATTATGGGGTTTGATATTAGATATGTTCTGCTAAAAGAATATAAA belongs to Chryseobacterium sp. and includes:
- a CDS encoding alpha/beta hydrolase is translated as MKEFSKKLDFSGFHITHIKWIDPQEPETIESYASRIILQIKTVKPILIGLSFGGMMAVEVAKQIDTEKVILIASAKTGTEIPFYFRIAGQLRLHKLLSEKLLKRPSFFINWMFGANSESEKRLLKQILADTDGTFLKWAIDSITRWKNYTSTKNVFHIHGTHDKILPDWFVKCDARVKDGGHLMTLNKAEEINSILHQQLKNFRGAP